The Heteronotia binoei isolate CCM8104 ecotype False Entrance Well unplaced genomic scaffold, APGP_CSIRO_Hbin_v1 ptg001387l, whole genome shotgun sequence genome includes a window with the following:
- the LOC132591050 gene encoding ubiquilin-1-like, whose protein sequence is MTRQETSLPLLPKAASWAVQRSRSRASHIEASRAVGSSQKEESKLDSIMVESQKIPGVDLRATSEPRVVRVLVKAPWQKEEFLVHQEMPVREFKEHVGRHFSSSPDRVVLVYAGRILKDHKTLGQHRLHLDDDATIHVVIRSHRPPPSRQPSAVLAHPTLDQKSPPSSSFTSDGLRELTASLGLNTANFSEFQTQLMSNPDLMLQLLENPFIQSKLSSPDLMKELVTNNPQVQKVIQKAPDISHVFSSPEGMKLVVELARNPAAVRAILKPPPQNLSFPSGDSNSSLLQGPFVEMLQKGLPRKLLPASTGGHHGEKMPAREWSLPPNIRPLRPAAQTFPNAGSYPSHGESSTAKEGAGQLVSTTVKNLLHQIIRHLLESIASGPNRNTAGQGLSHAPELVAKVIRKNAAVPRNVREQAAVHVPALLQQIQNTDVFWANWTPKEIQGLLEIQQRLQALAADEPAKKAERAEQPTRRAHSNTSLGDGPPPASRLGPPPGFSTQQILQALAGTEWGAAGAKRGSSAQPSSKQQRTYKL, encoded by the exons ATGACGCGACAGGAGACTTCGCTGCCCCTCCTTCCCAAAGCCGCGTCGTGGGCtgttcaaagaagtagaagccGTGCCAGCCACATCGAAGCCA GCAGAGCCGTGGGCTCTTCTCAGAAGGAGGAATCGAAGCTCGACAGCATTATGGTCGAAAGCCAGAAAATTCCAGGAGTTGACCTCAGGGCCACCAGTGAGCCTCGAGTCGTCCGCGTCCTTGTAAAGGCGCCCTGGCAGAAAGAAGAATTCCTTGTCCACCAGGAGATGCCCGTCAGAGAGTTCAAGGAGCATGTCGGCCGGCATTTCTCCTCTTCCCCTGACCGAGTGGTGCTGGTCTATGCCGGAAGGATCTTAAAGGACCACAAGACCCTAGGCCAGCACAGGCTCCACCTGGACGATGACGCCACCATCCACGTGGTCATCCGCTCCCACCGGCCGCCTCCATCCCGGCAGCCTTCGGCAGTTCTGGCCCACCCAACCTTGGACCAGAAGTCCCCTCCGAGCAGCTCTTTCACCAGTGATGGCCTCCGGGAGCTCACAGCCAGTCTAGGCCTCAACACGGCCAACTTCTCGGAGTTCCAGACCCAGCTCATGTCCAACCCTGACCTGATGCTCCAGCTCCTGGAGAACCCCTTCATCCAGAGCAAGCTCTCCAGCCCGGACCTGATGAAGGAGTTGGTCACCAACAACCCCCAGGTGCAGAAGGTGATTCAGAAGGCCCCAGATATCAGCCACGTCTTCAGCTCTCCTGAGGGCATGAAGCTGGTGGTGGAGCTGGCCAGGAACCCAGCTGCTGTGCGGGCGATCCTCAAGCCTCCCCCTCAAAACTTGAGTTTCCCCAGTGGAGACAGCAACAGTTCCCTGCTGCAGGGCCCTTTTGTGGAGATGCTGCAGAAAGGCCTTCCGAGGAAGCTTTTGCCAGCCTCCACAGGCGGCCATCATGGTGAAAAGATGCCTGCCAGAGAATGGTCACTTCCTCCCAATATCCGGCCTCTGAGGCCAGCGGCCCAGACCTTCCCCAATGCTGGCAGCTATCCAAGCCACGGAGAAAGCAGCACAGCGAAGGAAGGAGCCGGACAGCTGGTCTCCACCACTGTGAAGAACCTGCTCCATCAAATCATCCGGCACCTTCTGGAGAGCATCGCCAGTGGTCCTAATAGGAACACTGCTGGCCAAGGACTCAGCCATGCCCCAGAGCTGGTAGCCAAGGTGATCCGAAAGAACGCTGCGGTGCCCAGGAACGTCCGGGAACAGGCCGCCGTGCACGTCCCAGCTCTCCTGCAGCAGATCCAGAACACAGACGTCTTCTGGGCCAACTGGACCCCCAAAGAGATCCAGGGACTGCTCGAGATCCAGCAGCGGCTACAGGCTCTTGCCGCAGACGAGCCAGCCAAAAAGGCCGAGAGAGCCGAGCAGCCCACCCGGAGAGCCCACTCCAACACCTCTCTCGGTGACGGGCCCCCTCCTGCCTCCCGGCTGGGTCCTCCTCCGGGCTTCTCCACTCAGCAGATCTTGCAGGCTCTGGCGGGGACGGAGTGGGGGGCCGCCGGGGCCAAGCGGGGCTCTTCAGCACAGCCCTCGTCCAAGCAGCAGCGGACGTACAAGCTCTGA